The sequence GGTCGGCCGCTGCTCTCTCCGCCCACCCCGATGCTGGCGCTCGCCGTCATCGCCGGTTCGGTGACGTACCTCCTGGTGACCGCCTGGCTGGGTGGGGTGACGCTGGGTCTGCGGCACGGGCTGCCGATCGGGCCACCGTTGCTCGCCGCGCTGCGCGGCAAGCTGCTGATGTTCGTCGGCAACGTGGCGGTCGGCCTCGTGGTGGTCGCCCTGCTGGAGCTGGACCCGCGCTGGTTGCTGTTGCTGCCGCCGCTGTTGTGGCTGCTCCAGCAGACCTACCGTTACCGGCTGCGCTCCGATCAGGAGCGCCGCACCTGGCGTGCCTTCGCCGAGGCCACCGCGGCCCTCAACCAGCTGGACGAGCGGGGCGTGGCCAGCGCTGCCGTCACCGGGGCGCTCACGCTGTTCAACGCCGAACTGGTGGACGTGGACGTGGCCCGGGCCGACGGCCGGTGGCACCGCTACCGGGGCGACGCCAGCGGTCAGCTGGTCGACCGGGAGACCGGGCCGCCGGACCAGTCGGAGCTGGACGAGCACGAGCTGAGTCGGGCGCTGTCGGTCGGCGCCGCGCCGGTCGGTCGGCTGCGGGTGCGGTTCCCCCGCTCGGCCCCGCCCACCGCCCGGGAACGCGACGCGGTGGCCGCGTTCGGCGACGCGCTCGCCGCCGCGCTGCACGACGCCGCGACCCACCACGAACTGCGGCTGGTGACCGCCCGTTCGTCGTACGAGGCGGTGCACGACCCGCTCACCGGCCTCGTCAACCGGGCGGCGATGCTGAGCAAGGGCGACCAGTCGCTGCGACAGCTCAGCCACGATCACCCGGTGGCGCTGCTGCTGCTGGACATCAACCAGTTCAAGGAAGTCAACGACACCCTCGGCCATGCGGCGGGTGACCAGCTGCTGCGGTTGACCGCGAACCGACTCAACGCGCTGGTCCGCAGCGGTGACCTGCTCGGCCGACTCGGCGGCGACGAGTTCGCCCTGCTGCTCACGGCGGTGCCGGTGCTCGGCGACCGGGCCGCCCCGATGGCCCATGCGCTGCGCCAGGCCCGCGAGATCGCCGAGCGGCTGGCCGCACCGACCGAGGTGGCCGGCGTACGGATGTCCATCGAGGTCTCGGTCGGGGTGGTGGTGGCCGCCGCCGGCACCGCGGACCTGACCGAGCTGCTGCGTCGGGCCGACATCGCGATGTACCAGGCCAAGGAGGGTGGCGGCAACGTCGCCGCGTACGACGGCGCGCGTGACGCGGCCAGCACCGACCAGCTCGCCCTGCTGGCCGAGCTGCGTGAGGCGTTGAAGGTCGACGATCAGCTGGTGCTGGCGTTGCAGCCGGCGGTCGACCTGGCCACTGGTGCCCCCACCGGGGTGGAGGCGCTGATCCGTTGGCAACACCCCCGGCGTGGGTGGCTGAACCCGGCCGACTTCATCCGGCCGGTGGAGAACAGCGAGCAGCTCGGCACGTTCACCCGCTACGTGCTGAACAAGGCGCTCAGCGTGGCCGCCAGCTGGGCCCGGGAGGGGTTGGACGTTCCGATCTCGGTCAACCTCTCGGCGCGCAGCCTGCTCGACCCCCGGCTGCCGGCGGAGATCGCCGAAGCGTTGCGCCGCCACCAGGTGCCGCCGCACCGGCTCGTCCTGGAGATCACCGAGACGGTGGTGATGAGCGAGCTGGAGGTCATCGACGAGGTGCTGGCGACGCTCCGGTCGATGGGCGTGCAACTCGCTGTCGACGACTTCGGCACCGGCTTCTCGTCGCTGACCTTCCTCACCCGGATCGCCGTGGACGAGTTGAAGGTGGACCGCTCGTTCGTCATCCGGATGGCCGACTCGCCGGAGGCCGCCGCGATCGTCCGGACGACAGTGGGTCTCGCCCACGAGTTGGGGTTGCGGGTGGTCGCCGAAGGGGTGGAGACCGCCGAGCAGCGGATGGCCCTGGCCGAGCTGGGTTGCACCTCCGCGCAGGGCTACCACTTCTTCAAGCCCATGCCGGCGGACAAGATCGGCGCGGTGCTGGGGTCGCTGCGCGACTCGGCGGAGTCGAACGTCTTCCGGCTCCGCGCCGACGGCGCCTCCTGAACGTGGCGGGCGGTTGACCGTCCGGGTGGAGCCCGCGTGGTCCGCGCCGGGGCTGGCTATGGTCGTCAGGTGAACCGACTCGTCGACGCCACCAGCCCGTACCTGCTCCAGCACGCCGACAACCCGGTCGACTGGTGGCCCTGGTCGGACGAGGCGTTCGCCGAGGCGAAGCGGCGGGACGTTCCGGTGCTCATCTCGGTGGGCTACGCGGCCTGCCACTGGTGCCACGTCATGGCGCACGAGTCGTTCGAGAACGCGCAGGTCGGCGCCCTGATGAACGACAACTTCGTGTCGATCAAGGTGGATCGTGAGGAGCGCCCGGACGTGGACGCGGTCTACATGACCGCGACCCAGGCGATGACCGGCCAGGGTGGTTGGCCGATGACCGTCTTCGCCACCCCGGACGGCACCCCGTTCTTCTGCGGCACCTACTTCCCGCGACCCAACTTCGTCCAGTTGCTCCAGTCGGTCGCCACCGCCTGGCGGGAGCAGCGCGAGGCGGTCCTGGGCCAGGGCGCCGCAGTGGTCGAGGCGATCGGCGGCGCGCAGGCCGTGGGCGGCCCCACCGCGCCGCTGGACGCCCCGCTGCTCGACGCGGCGGCCACAAAGCTGGCCAGCGAGTACGACGCCACGAACGGCGGGTTCGGTGGCGCGCCGAAGTTTCCGCCGCACATGAACCTGCTCTTCCTGCTGCGCCACCACCAGCGCACCGGCGACACGGGCAGCCTGGAGATCACCCGGCACACCGCCGAGGCGATGGCCCGGGGCGGCATCTACGACCAGCTCGCGGGCGGCTTCGCCCGGTATTCGGTGGACGCGCACTGGACGGTGCCGCACTTCGAGAAGATGCTCTACGACAACGCGCTGCTGCTGCGGGTCTACACCCAGCTGTGGCGACTCACCGGGGACCCGCTGGCCCGCCGGGTGGCCCGGGACACCGCCCGGTTCCTCGCCGACGAGCTGCACCGGCCGGGGCAGGGGTTCGCGTCCGCGCTGGACGCCGACACCGAGGGCGTCGAGGGGCTCACCTACGCCTGGACGCCCGCCCAACTCGTCGAGGCGCTGGGCGAGGAGGACGGCCGGTTCGCCGCCGACCTGTTCACCGTCACCGAGCAGGGCACCTTTGAACATGGCATGAGCGTTCTCAAGCTTGCCCGGGACGTGGACGACGCCGCGCCCGAGGTCCGTGCCCGGTGGCAGCAGGTGGTCGGGCGGCTGCTCGCGGCCCGGGACACCCGCCCGCAGCCGGCCCTCGACGACAAGGTGGTGGCCGCCTGGAACGGCCTGGCGATCACCGCCATCGCCGAGTTCCAGCAGGTCGCCGCCGTGTACGCCTCCCCGCAGGACGAGGATGCCAACCTGATGGACGGCGTCACCATCGTCGCCGACGGGGCGATGCGCCAGGCCGCCGAACACCTGGCCACCGTGCACCTGGTGGACGGCCGGCTGCGCCGGGTCTCCCGGGATGGCAAGGTCGGCGAGCCGGCCGGTGTCCTGGAGGACTACGGCTGTGTGGCCGAGGCGTTCTGCGCGCTGCACCAGCTCACCGGCGAGGGCCGTTGGCTCACAATGGCCGGCGAACTGCTGGACACCGCCCTGGCGCACTTCGCCGCGCCCGGTGGCGCCTTCTACGACACCGCCGACGACGCGGAGCGGCTCGTCGCCCGCCCGGCCGACCCGACCGACAACGCCACCCCGTCCGGCCGGTCGGCGTTGATCGCCGGGCTGGTGGCGTACTCGGCGTTGACCGGGGAGACGCGCTACCGGGAGGCTGCCGAAGCGGCCCTCGGGACTGTCGCGCCGATCGTCGGTAAGCACCCCCGGTTCACCGGGTACGCGGCCATGGTCGGCGAGGCGTTGCTGTCCGGGCCGTACGAGATCGCCGTCGTCACCGACGACCCGGCCGGCGACCCCCTGGTGACCGCCGCCCGCCGGCACGCGCCGCCCGGAGCGGTGGTCGTCGCGGGGCGCCCGGACCAGCCGGGTGTGCCGCTGCTCGCCGACCGTCCGCTGGTCGAGGGGCGGTCCGCCGCGTACGTCTGCCGGGGTTTCGTCTGCCAGCGGCCGGTCACCTCGGTCGAGGACCTGGTCGCCGAACTGGGCTGAGCGCACCACCACGCCCGGTAGTCGTCCGCGCCGCCCGCCGGGTGGTCCCGCCAGCGCTTCCCAGGCGGGTCGCCAGCCCTCCGGCTGGGCACGTCGGCGGCCCGGATAGGCTGGCCGCGCTATGGATTCCCGTACCGGTCTGCCAGTTGTCGGCATGGTGGGTGGCGGCCAGTTGGCCCGGATGACCCACCAGGCCGCGATCGCCCTCGGCCAGTCACTGCGTGTGCTCGCGACCGCCCCCGACGACGGTGCGGCGCTGGTCGCCGCCGACGTCCAGTACGGCGACCACACCGACCTGTCCGCCCTGCGCACCTTCGCCAAGGGCTGCGACGTCGTCACGTTCGACCACGAGCACGTGCCCTCCGAGCACATCCGCACGCTGGCGGCGGAAGGGGTACCCCTCTACCCGCCGGCGGACGCGCTGCTGCACGCCCAGGACAAGCAGGTCATGCGGGAACGCCTGACCGAGCTGGGTGCGCCCAATCCGGCCTGGCGGCCGGTCGGCGAGCCCGCCGACCTCGTCGGCTTCGGCGAGCAGGTCGGCTGGCCGGTGGTGCTGAAGGCGGCCCGGGGTGGCTACGACGGCCGGGGCGTCTGGATGGTCGACGACGCCGCCCAGGCCAGCGAGCTGGCGACCACGCTGCTCGCTGGCGGCACCCGGCTGATCGTCGAAGAGCGGGTGCCGCTGCGGCGGGAGTTGGCAGTGCAGGTGGCCCGTTCGCCGTTCGGTCAGGTGGCCGCGTACCCGGTGGTCGAGACCGTGCAGCGCGACGGCATCAACGTCGAGGTGCTGGCCCCGGCGCCCGGCCTGGACGAGGAGTTGGCGGTCTCCGCGCAGCAGCTCGCCATCGACCTGGCCACCGCCCTCGGTGTGATCGGCCTGCTGGCCGTGGAGCTGTTCGAGGTGCGCGACGACGCCGGCCGGCCCGCGATCGTGGTCAACGAGCTGGCGATGCGTCCGCACAACTCCGGGCACTGGACCATCGAGGGTGCCCGGACCTCACAGTTCGAGCAGCACCTGCGGGCGGTGCTCGACTACCCGATGGGTGACACGGCGCTGACCGCCCCGGTGGTGGTGTCGGCGAACGTGCTCGGCGGTGAGCCGGGCGGGATGTCGATCGACGAGCGGTTGCACCACCTCTTCGCCGCCGAGCCGGGCGCCAAGGTGCACCTGTACGGCAAGCAGGTGCGACCTGGCCGCAAGATCGGGCACGTCACGGTGCTCGGTGACGACCTGGACGACCTGCGGGCCCGGGCCGCACGGGCCGCGCGTTGGCTGCGCGAGGGCCACGAGTGAGCCACGGTTTCGGGAACGACGAAAGGGCGGCAGTGAGCACTGTTGGCTTGATCATGGGTAGCGACTCGGACTGGCCGACCATGCGGGCCGCAGCCGAGGTGTTGGACGACTTCGGCGTGGCGTACGAGGTGCGCGTGATCTCGGCGCATCGGACTCCGGTCGCGATGATCGAGTACGGGCGCGACGCCGCCGACCGGGGCCTCAAGGTGATCATCGCGGGGGCCGGGGGTGCCGCCGCGCTGCCCGGCATGGTCGCCTCGGTGACGCCGCTGCCGGTGATCGGTGTGCCGGTGCCGCTGAAGCACCTCGACGGCATGGACTCGCTGCTGTCCATCGTGCAGATGCCGGCCGGTGTCCCGGTCGCCACCGTGTCGATCGGCAACGCCCGCAACGCCGGGCTGCTCGCCGTGCGGATCCTCGGGGCGAGCGACGAGGGCCTGCGCGCCAAGATGGCGACGTACCAGCAGGACCTGGAGAAGCTGGTGGCAGACAAGGAAGCCGCCCTCCACGCCGCCCTCCGCTAGCCCCCGCGAGTCCCCACCCCACCTCACCCGCGATCTGGCACTTTCGGTCGCTGCTTCGCGGCTTTTGCCCCTTATGCCGCAACAGAAAGTGCAAGATCGCGCGCGGCAACGCGGGCCGGCCCGCGAACCCGGCCCACTCACCGCGCCCACTCACCCCACGCCGCAGGGACCCTCCGGTCTATCTCATGCCGCGCAGGGCGGTCTGTAGGCGTTCCTGGGCGCGGCGGCGGCGTTCGTTGCTCGCGCCGAGCACCAGCAGCAGGATGCCCACCGGGATCAGCGCCAGCCAGGGGCCCAGGCTGAACAGAGCGTGGATCGCCGCGATCGCGGTGACCGACGCGCCGACGATCACCGGCGCCTGCTGCCGACTGGACGAGCCGAAGATCAGCACCGCGACCGCGCCGAGCAACAGCAGCATCTGCCGCATCGTGCTGGACTCGGTGGCCAGCACGATGGCCAGCGTCGGTACGAAGGCCGCGACCAACGCCGGCCCGTACGCCACCCAACTGCTCATGTCGGGTCGGTGGCGTAGCTCCAGGACGCCGACGAGGAGGGCCAACGCGGCGAACGGCAGCGTGTACGCCTCGGGCAGCGCCACGTCGGCGACTCGCATCAGGACCCACCACGCGGTGATCTCACAGACCACCACCGCCCAGAACAGGATCCGGCGTTCCACCGGCCGGCGGCCGGGTCGGGTCGCCGCCACCCCGAGGACAGCGCCCCAGGCGGCCAGCAGGGCGGCGATGTGGCGGGGTGAGTCGAAGGCGAGGGCCAACGCGATGAGCGCGGCAGCGTACCCGCTCCACTCCACGGTGGAGGCCTCCCGCTGCGCCTCGGGGCGGCGCAGCCGGGGCAGGGTCGCGGCGAGCACCTGGAGGACCGCGCCGACGGCCAGCACCCCGAACGCGGACCAGACCGCCGCCAGCCCGGCGACCAGACCGGCGGTGAGCACGAAGAGCTGCGCCATCAGTGAGGCGAAGAGCCAGCCGAGGATTCGCGCTCGCTGGGTGGTGCCGAACAGCGCCGCCACCGCGCCCACCCCGACGGCGCTGCCGAGGGTGAACACTGTCATCTGCCGGTCGGCGAGGCTGCCGGCGAGCCCGGCGCTGCCACCGGCCAGACCGATGGCGAACACCAGCACCCGGGCCAGCCGCAGCGAGCGGGCCCGCTCGGCCAGCGGCGGCGGTGGGGTCAGTGCGAGACCGAGCATCGCGATGGTGAAGACGGAGAGCGCGCCCACGGTGCTGGCGGGCCAGCCCTGGCCCAGCGCGATGGGTGCGATCAGCAGCGTGACGGCTGCCCCGGGCAGCACCACCGGGACGGCCCGGGACCGCCGCCCACCGCTGAAGCCGGTGGCGGCCAGCGCAGCGGTAGCGGTGAGCAGCAGCGCCGTCAGCACGTGGGTCGGGTTGACCACGTCCGCCGGCGGGGTGAGCAGCTCCGGCGGCGGGCCCTGCCAGATCCGGGTCAGGGTGCGGTGCGGCTCGACCAGGGCGGTGACCAGCGCGGGTGCGATCGAGGCGAGCGCCAGGGCGGTCGGAAGCGCCGCCGCGGCCAGCGCACCCGCGGCGGGGTTGACCCGCCACCGCCGTCGCTCCGGGTCGTCCGGCAGCCGCCGTAGGGCGCCGTCGAGTCGTACCGCCCAACGCCGGACCGGCTGGGCCGCGCCGGTGGGCGGCACGGTGGCCGCGCGGATCAGCTCGGCCAGTACGCCGAGCAGGGCGGCGGCGGCCGCGTAGACGCCCGCGGCGAGGCCGGTGGGGATCGCGGCGAGGGCGCTGATGGTGGCCCCGCCGACCACCGCCACGCTGACCCAGGGCAGATATTGCGGCACTTGCCGGCGGACCGCGGCCACGGCGGCCAGGCCGAGGCTGGTCGCCGCCAGCGGGGCGGTCAGCACCACCTGCGCCGAGTGTTCGAACTCGGCGGCCAGTGCCGCCACCGCACCGGGGAGGGCCAGCAGGGCGGCACCGATCGCCGCGCCACCGATCTGCGCCAGGTGCGGCGGCATTCCCTCGGTGTCGATGTCGGTGACCTGTGGGCGGGCGAGGACGCGGGCCAGCGTGGCCACCACCACGCCGATCAGGGCGATGCTGCCCAGCGCCAGGGCCGTCGTCCACGGGCGGACCAGTCCGGCTCCGGCGGCGTGCAGCGCGACGACCCCGGCCACTGTGGCCCGGGACAGCCCGGCGCGCGCCTCCTCCGTGGCGACCGCGGCCATGCCGAACACGGTGGCCACCATTCCGCCGACCAGGACCGGCGACCACCAGGCCAGATCGAACGCGGCCGGGGCGCCGATCGTGGCGAGCACCACCGCCACCCCGGACACGTCCCAGCGCCAGGGTGGCGGGAGCAGGATGCCGGCGGCGAGGGCCAGCAGCGCCAGCGCGACCGGCGCCTGCCAGGTGGCACCGCCGACGGGGGCGGCCGGCCAGTCGCTCAGGTCGCCCCGCCAGATCGGGCCGGGGGTGGCCAGCACGCCGACCCCACCGCGCACCGCCGTCCAACCGGCGAGGACACCGATCAGGGCACCGCCGACGGTGAGGCCCAGGATCGGCCCGCGTCGCCACTCCTCCGGCATGCTGCGGGCGGCCACGGCGACAACCAGGAGCAGGGCGGCGGCCACCGCCAGCTGCCCGCCCGGGGCGAGTACCGCCCCGATCCGTACCAGCGTGGCGATCAGGGCGGTGGTGACCGCCGCGGCGGCCAGGTCCGAGCCGTCGAGGGTGAGGTCGGCGCGCCGGCCGGCGTCGATGGAGGGGGCCAGGAAGAGCAGCACCGCCGCGACCAGCAGCAGCGCGCCGACCCAGGCGTCGGCGACCGTCGCGCCGGGCGCCCCGAATGCGGCGGCGGTGACCATCAGCGCGCCCAGCCCGGTGCCGACCGACAGCGGCGCGGGGATGTGGCGCTGGGAGACCTGCACGACGGCGGCGTAGCCGAGGGTCACGCAGACCGCCAGGAAGCTGGCCGCCAGGACCGGGACGGTCACCTCGCGGAGGCTCGCCGGGGTGGGGGTCGGGTCGCTCGGCATGGTGGCGGCCACGAACGCGGCCACCGCTCCGGGCAGCGCGAACGCGGCGCCACCGGCGGCCCAGGCGGTGACCGTGTCGGAGGCGGCCGAGGCGATCCGGATCCGGGGCGCCAGCGCGACAAGCGTGCCGGCCACGAACAGTGTGATCAGGACGGCGGCCGTGAGGGTGGGGCTGGACAGGCTGGCACCCGCGCCGAACAGGCCGACCACTGCCGCCCCGATGGCGTGCGCCACAGCGGCCCGGTCGGTGCGGGCGGACAGCCCGATGACTCCGATGCCGATCGCGGTGATCACCATCGGCCAGGGTGCCGCCGCCCAGCCGAGACCGAACGACGCCGGGACGGCGAGCGCGGTCAGCGCCGCGCCGGCGACAGCGAACTCCCGGCGGATCTCGGTGGGGAGTGCCAGCACCGCCGCGATG comes from Micromonospora vinacea and encodes:
- a CDS encoding putative bifunctional diguanylate cyclase/phosphodiesterase, whose product is MTSGAADDPFDRLGVRGTPGRLLVLTAAVTLTALAAAAVGLTLPVRLPADDPLGGPARFGIAVAVLALAQLARLRFRSAAGMVSITWGEAALIVCLYLTPAGWLPSATLLGTGLAWTLLSLHNDRRPALEIVRIAASLAAASALAVSVTTALGRPLLSPPTPMLALAVIAGSVTYLLVTAWLGGVTLGLRHGLPIGPPLLAALRGKLLMFVGNVAVGLVVVALLELDPRWLLLLPPLLWLLQQTYRYRLRSDQERRTWRAFAEATAALNQLDERGVASAAVTGALTLFNAELVDVDVARADGRWHRYRGDASGQLVDRETGPPDQSELDEHELSRALSVGAAPVGRLRVRFPRSAPPTARERDAVAAFGDALAAALHDAATHHELRLVTARSSYEAVHDPLTGLVNRAAMLSKGDQSLRQLSHDHPVALLLLDINQFKEVNDTLGHAAGDQLLRLTANRLNALVRSGDLLGRLGGDEFALLLTAVPVLGDRAAPMAHALRQAREIAERLAAPTEVAGVRMSIEVSVGVVVAAAGTADLTELLRRADIAMYQAKEGGGNVAAYDGARDAASTDQLALLAELREALKVDDQLVLALQPAVDLATGAPTGVEALIRWQHPRRGWLNPADFIRPVENSEQLGTFTRYVLNKALSVAASWAREGLDVPISVNLSARSLLDPRLPAEIAEALRRHQVPPHRLVLEITETVVMSELEVIDEVLATLRSMGVQLAVDDFGTGFSSLTFLTRIAVDELKVDRSFVIRMADSPEAAAIVRTTVGLAHELGLRVVAEGVETAEQRMALAELGCTSAQGYHFFKPMPADKIGAVLGSLRDSAESNVFRLRADGAS
- a CDS encoding thioredoxin domain-containing protein, which gives rise to MNRLVDATSPYLLQHADNPVDWWPWSDEAFAEAKRRDVPVLISVGYAACHWCHVMAHESFENAQVGALMNDNFVSIKVDREERPDVDAVYMTATQAMTGQGGWPMTVFATPDGTPFFCGTYFPRPNFVQLLQSVATAWREQREAVLGQGAAVVEAIGGAQAVGGPTAPLDAPLLDAAATKLASEYDATNGGFGGAPKFPPHMNLLFLLRHHQRTGDTGSLEITRHTAEAMARGGIYDQLAGGFARYSVDAHWTVPHFEKMLYDNALLLRVYTQLWRLTGDPLARRVARDTARFLADELHRPGQGFASALDADTEGVEGLTYAWTPAQLVEALGEEDGRFAADLFTVTEQGTFEHGMSVLKLARDVDDAAPEVRARWQQVVGRLLAARDTRPQPALDDKVVAAWNGLAITAIAEFQQVAAVYASPQDEDANLMDGVTIVADGAMRQAAEHLATVHLVDGRLRRVSRDGKVGEPAGVLEDYGCVAEAFCALHQLTGEGRWLTMAGELLDTALAHFAAPGGAFYDTADDAERLVARPADPTDNATPSGRSALIAGLVAYSALTGETRYREAAEAALGTVAPIVGKHPRFTGYAAMVGEALLSGPYEIAVVTDDPAGDPLVTAARRHAPPGAVVVAGRPDQPGVPLLADRPLVEGRSAAYVCRGFVCQRPVTSVEDLVAELG
- a CDS encoding 5-(carboxyamino)imidazole ribonucleotide synthase produces the protein MDSRTGLPVVGMVGGGQLARMTHQAAIALGQSLRVLATAPDDGAALVAADVQYGDHTDLSALRTFAKGCDVVTFDHEHVPSEHIRTLAAEGVPLYPPADALLHAQDKQVMRERLTELGAPNPAWRPVGEPADLVGFGEQVGWPVVLKAARGGYDGRGVWMVDDAAQASELATTLLAGGTRLIVEERVPLRRELAVQVARSPFGQVAAYPVVETVQRDGINVEVLAPAPGLDEELAVSAQQLAIDLATALGVIGLLAVELFEVRDDAGRPAIVVNELAMRPHNSGHWTIEGARTSQFEQHLRAVLDYPMGDTALTAPVVVSANVLGGEPGGMSIDERLHHLFAAEPGAKVHLYGKQVRPGRKIGHVTVLGDDLDDLRARAARAARWLREGHE
- the purE gene encoding 5-(carboxyamino)imidazole ribonucleotide mutase, encoding MSTVGLIMGSDSDWPTMRAAAEVLDDFGVAYEVRVISAHRTPVAMIEYGRDAADRGLKVIIAGAGGAAALPGMVASVTPLPVIGVPVPLKHLDGMDSLLSIVQMPAGVPVATVSIGNARNAGLLAVRILGASDEGLRAKMATYQQDLEKLVADKEAALHAALR
- a CDS encoding SCO7613 C-terminal domain-containing membrane protein, encoding MATFQCSSCGREIKPAVRCPHCGADQPQWVEHLADIERSIAEMKARDAAIAREQRQIAAKMQAALFQRDILAHAGEERIKQATRPRRVLRRRPGRRPPTATMGAPPRVPRQGTPPAPDDPPPPPPRAAWLDADDPEHPPEASSREVQNIPLGLGALLLGVAAVVFAAVATSSMDALARLGILLLATVLMLLAPPALARRGLTSTAETIAAVGLLLVPLAGNALWAVDRIGTGSGSGTVFAGVIFAVTAAVAFGYAGWTGLRAPRFATVLAAQPVLPLLAYDQITGPGGWALVLALVALVDLGLARSGVTVERPVRQDLPTPGTPSAPRQRDDESRPEGDPEEAAELIDASAGSTQPQPTRPVPGLRELTWLLHALAVAVSLAYAVTALLRAETVPTASGAGVVLLLAAVIGLAGALVLRRPPLPDVAAGIVTLAVIGALSRIASVALPGRALLLIAAVITVTGLAVRAVPEAARRGPQIASAVALTVSGLVVAGGALRAGVAPVRAALPAWDPDLSRYQSELAAAVGPTTWQLAGAAFLLTIAAVLALPTEIRREFAVAGAALTALAVPASFGLGWAAAPWPMVITAIGIGVIGLSARTDRAAVAHAIGAAVVGLFGAGASLSSPTLTAAVLITLFVAGTLVALAPRIRIASAASDTVTAWAAGGAAFALPGAVAAFVAATMPSDPTPTPASLREVTVPVLAASFLAVCVTLGYAAVVQVSQRHIPAPLSVGTGLGALMVTAAAFGAPGATVADAWVGALLLVAAVLLFLAPSIDAGRRADLTLDGSDLAAAAVTTALIATLVRIGAVLAPGGQLAVAAALLLVVAVAARSMPEEWRRGPILGLTVGGALIGVLAGWTAVRGGVGVLATPGPIWRGDLSDWPAAPVGGATWQAPVALALLALAAGILLPPPWRWDVSGVAVVLATIGAPAAFDLAWWSPVLVGGMVATVFGMAAVATEEARAGLSRATVAGVVALHAAGAGLVRPWTTALALGSIALIGVVVATLARVLARPQVTDIDTEGMPPHLAQIGGAAIGAALLALPGAVAALAAEFEHSAQVVLTAPLAATSLGLAAVAAVRRQVPQYLPWVSVAVVGGATISALAAIPTGLAAGVYAAAAALLGVLAELIRAATVPPTGAAQPVRRWAVRLDGALRRLPDDPERRRWRVNPAAGALAAAALPTALALASIAPALVTALVEPHRTLTRIWQGPPPELLTPPADVVNPTHVLTALLLTATAALAATGFSGGRRSRAVPVVLPGAAVTLLIAPIALGQGWPASTVGALSVFTIAMLGLALTPPPPLAERARSLRLARVLVFAIGLAGGSAGLAGSLADRQMTVFTLGSAVGVGAVAALFGTTQRARILGWLFASLMAQLFVLTAGLVAGLAAVWSAFGVLAVGAVLQVLAATLPRLRRPEAQREASTVEWSGYAAALIALALAFDSPRHIAALLAAWGAVLGVAATRPGRRPVERRILFWAVVVCEITAWWVLMRVADVALPEAYTLPFAALALLVGVLELRHRPDMSSWVAYGPALVAAFVPTLAIVLATESSTMRQMLLLLGAVAVLIFGSSSRQQAPVIVGASVTAIAAIHALFSLGPWLALIPVGILLLVLGASNERRRRAQERLQTALRGMR